TGGTGTATGCCGCGGACGAGGATGCCCCTGGGCATGCACGTTGCCGGCAGCTCCTCGAGGAGTGGCGTTCTCAGCGGTCCGCATGGTACACCACCTGGGGTGTGCTGTATGAGTTCCTCCGAATCGCAACACATCCCCGCGTCCTGCGAATGCCATGGACCGCGAGCAAGGCTTGGACCTTTGTCGACGCCCTGCTCGGCTCGGCGGCGCTGAGTCTCTTAGTGGAAACCGACCGTCACGCCGCCATCGTCGAAGAGGTCCTCCGGGATGTTCCGCATCTTAATGGGAACGTGGTTCACGACGCCCATACGGCCATCTTGATGAAGGAACACGGCATACGCCGCATCTATACGCGCGACACCGACTTTCACCGCTTCCCATTCCTGGAGGTCATCGACCCGTTGACGATCAAGCCAGCTTGATCGATGGCGTCCACGCGGCCATTCACAGGTCCGCAGCCACAACCTTATCTCGTCTGACGACAGAGGAGACGCACAGACTATGAGCGAACTTACGCTTGCGATCATCAAACCCGACGCCGTGAAGAAGCACGTGATCGGGGACATCATCAGCCATTATGAGAAGGTCGGCCTGCAGCCGGTCGCGATCCGGATGATGCACCTGTCGAAATCCGCGGCGCAGGGGTTCTACGCGGTCCACAAGGCCCGGCCCTTCTTCGACAGCTTGACCACCTTCATGTCCTCCGGCCCGGTCGTCGTCCTGGTCCTTTCCGGGGAGAATGCCATCAAGAAGCATCGCGATTTGATGGGC
The DNA window shown above is from Nitrospira tepida and carries:
- a CDS encoding type II toxin-antitoxin system VapC family toxin, yielding MFVVDTNVLVYAADEDAPGHARCRQLLEEWRSQRSAWYTTWGVLYEFLRIATHPRVLRMPWTASKAWTFVDALLGSAALSLLVETDRHAAIVEEVLRDVPHLNGNVVHDAHTAILMKEHGIRRIYTRDTDFHRFPFLEVIDPLTIKPA
- the ndk gene encoding nucleoside-diphosphate kinase: MSELTLAIIKPDAVKKHVIGDIISHYEKVGLQPVAIRMMHLSKSAAQGFYAVHKARPFFDSLTTFMSSGPVVVLVLSGENAIKKHRDLMGATDPAKADKGTLRALYGTNIEYNAVHGSDGPDTAQFEIGYFFPGMDLVTR